The segment aaacggagtatggagacggaggatgaaccatgaactcgcacagctctatggcgaacccagtatccagaaggtgactaaagctggacggatacgatacaACTACTctacaaagatggtgttcgcctcaaatccggtaggaacaagacgaccaggagcacagcgagcaagatgattagaccaggtggagcgagatctggcggagagtactcggtgtccgaggaattggagagcggcagccctcaaccgagttacatagagaaactttgttcaagaggctttgtcttaggacggcaagccacctaactaAGTAAGTAATGCAAAGCAAATCAAACTGCTTTAAGGAACTATGTCGAGACGCCGATGCTAACCCCTGGGGTGATGCCCCAGATAATACAGGATCttaatagaaagttcactttaaattgtgtgtatgtcaattttatattgattggaattgcataatgattacaGTATGTCAAAGCAAAGTGAACTACAAGTTGTTTTGCGATAGTACGTGTCATCACGGGGAAAGTCCCCCGGAGATCTAGCAGCTTATAGACCTATCTGTCTACTGGACACACTCAGTAAACTCTTGGAGAGAATATTCTCAACCGGCTTACAAACTACACGAAAAATCTACATGGACTGTCAGAGAGGTAATTGGGTTCTGGAAAGGAAAGACTGCGGTGGACGCCATACGGACAGTAATTGAAGAGCTGAGAAGGCAACTAAGCAAACGAGAAGAAATCGACACTGCGCCGTAATCACGATTGACGTTAAGAATgttttaatagcgctagttgatAAGTCATCGCTGCAGATGCTGCAATAGCTATTTCCAGAACCGCTTTCTGGAGTATGAAATGAACATCGGTCCGAAATCGATTAGGGTTACAGCGGGAGTTCCACGAGGCGCACTCCTCGGATCATCCCTCTGGATCGTTAATGCTATGCAGCGCATTACACAACAGCACAACAGCGTTCTAACACTGGAAATCGTCAACTTTGCAGATGACATCATATCAACGGTAATAGGCGAGACTTTGGAGGAGGTCGAAATGCAGCAAATAGCCTACCACAAAACAGAGGTGCTATTAGTCAGCAACTGTAGAGCAGTGCAACGCTTGGAAATCACCGTTGATAAGCGTGCTGTCTGTAACCTCTAAGCGTGTTCTGAAATACTTGGGTGGAATGGCCGACGATCGGTTCAATTTCAACAACCATGCCTGCAACAAGGCAGCCAAGGCCATCGACACGATCTCCAAAATCATGCCGAATAGTACTGATTCAAGCAGCAGCAAGAGGCGTCTTCTGTCTAGCGTTTACCATTGATTGCAGTTTTGGAAACCAGCGCAGCAGGACGAAGTTGAACCGCAGTTGATTGAGTCAAATGTGTAGAAATATGAAATGTTACCAACAGGGTGATAACACATGTCTTATCCAAACAGTGGCACCAATATGAGTGGCATAATATGAAGATTATATGAAGTATTCTTTGTTTAAAGTCTGCTGCTCTATTCTATCTAAACTCACAGAAATTGAGAAAATTGAAGGGCCCCAAATTtaagcatgcacaaaaatccgtagatctgacaTTGCTGTTTGTACCTTGAATCATCGCTGTTCCCATCTTGGCCAAAGTTCAGAATTGGCGaagaaccctgcgagggtgtcgagttcaataagttcgaatacaacttttcatcgttgtgtaagtgtgcatcatgtgcattctgtgtattggtattggtgtcagctctAGCCTTAAATGTAGgttaaccgacgcgcaaggtgtcgacttgatgtcatttgttatttgtttaccgcgcgcgatgaaggagtaccgcaacgtcgtagtaaagttgtttgcgagaggtgagcgacccggtgacatatttcggcggttgaaatcccacgggatgaagcggaatttcatctataatacCATCCGtaggtaccgggagacgggctcggccaaagaccgtgctagatccgggcggctGCACCCGGCGAGGAcaccagcagccatcaaggtggtgagaaAAAtaaaccgctcgatccggaagaccactgttgacctggatgtgtcgatcgggactgcccacaccatcatggcgaaggacctgggatgcaagccgtacaagaaacgcaaggttcacggggtagcgaaggctacaacgaagaagaggctggacagagcaaaactgatacttacgcggcacgctggtcaggagttcgtgttttctgatgagaaattcttcatgttgcaacagccgcacaatgtccaaaatgatcggctatGGACGCCGACGTTGCCAagcatccccccgtcccacataaacatcccgcagtttcagagcgccgcgtcggtgatggtttgagGGGCCGTGTCTAAGCATGAGAAGCTTCCACTGATGTTTATCGACAAAAACGTGAAAAtgaacgccgcgtactataagaccgaggttctggagaaggttgtggccccggcacttaATGACCtttacgggaaagatcattacgtcgtTCAACAGGAtggcgcaccggcccacacggcgaatatcgtccaagcgtggtgtcgggagaatttgcctgattttctcgataagactttgtggtcTCCCAgttccccggatcttaatcccctggacttttatgtatggtcgtacatgctggccaagcagagcgaacataaagtgagcactatggaccaatggaccaagaagctcatttccaagctctacgacgagatgcccatggaccaggtgcgtggcGCGTGTTTCTtctgagaaacgtctcaagctcgtcatgaAGCACAAGGGGGGTACTTCCATTCGCCTTGAAGCGGTTCCGGGGGGATTTCTGGCCAGGAGCAGTTACCATATTTAAATTACTTATTTTCAGAAATTTCGCATCTTAAGAGAATGATGGATAAGCCAATAAAATGTCGTCTATAGAcagccttacccgttagagcaGTAATTCCTAAAGTGAAGGATCAAACTCAATGAGTGCGCTGGCTTTATACCAGAATGAGCTATTGCCTTTCGTTGTACGTATAGATTGCTTGTAGCTGATTTATTTACCGAGCTAAATGTAACAATGAgtatcttaaaattaaaataattagaAAAGCAGAATATATTGGTCCTAGTTTATAAACTTTTGTTGTTTTGATGCTCTAAGGACCAACCAAAAAATCTACAACCATTAGGGAAttgggaaataaaaaaaaaacaaaaaaagaaacaactGAAGTTTCAAGACCACCAATCCACATAACactaaattcaattcaattcaatagaGTGGTGGTTGACCTACCGAATCTTATCAAAAACCAAAATGCTATCTCCTatcattttttgcaatttgatatTACGATAACAAGCTAAGTTGATAATTTTGCAAGCTGCTTATAGTCGAACATTCCATGCTGCAAAGAATTGTAATATGTGAATCAGCAGTCGTTTACGATATGTACTAAAGCACGTTGCGTAGTTAATTCCTTTGATTGATGACGGTGATTTGTGATATGCACCACTTGTTACTTTAGTATGTATGGAACTAATTCATTCTTCGGTTACGATGCAGTCATCAACGCATTCACCGCAGGCTGTAGAACCAAAGTTAATGATTCTTTCGTACTTTCTCATTTGGGTGCGGTTGTGACTATACATCAGTGAAAATAGTACAAATTCCGACCGAAAATGGTACAATTGGAAACGTTTCGGCTGCTGGGTTACATTCTGGCGAATGTTAACATAGTGCTATCAGTGCTGGAAGCTGTTAAATGTCTTACTAAGATAGGTAAACCGTGTAGTAAGGCTTTCTGGAAGGAAGGTTAATAAGAATGGTTCACCCTATTTATTTAGGCTATGGCTTTGACATCATTCCATCCATCGAATTACTGTTGGCATTCTTGTGTATCGCCTTTAATGTAGTGCTAATCATTGGaatcaaaatagtaaataatTGGAATCCTAACAGGAGTTTGGGTTTGCGACTAACAACACTTTTGATTTTTAGGCAAACATCGCATGTGTGAAAGCTAATAGGACTTTTTTGATTGTTATGAATATCGCAGTCATTATTTACATGATTTTAGAATACTTCTACTCGATGATTGCTCACCGTCCAGCCGACAAAGGAATAGTAATGTTAATCATCGCTGTCGTGTTATTTACTGGTAagatgattttttgataaatactcAACTCTATTACTAGTTATTTATGTTCTTTCTGCtagttgttttcattttccaacTTTGGATTTTGAATGGTGTTCTTCGCTATGTTGAGAACGAACGACTGAAGAAGTCTCCCGTAGTATCTGATCCAGATGAATCTGCCACCTGTGTTACTAATGAGCAAGCTGAGCAAGAAACGAAAGCCACATCATAGTATGAATCCAATTCGATTTTAAACTAGCATGATAGTAAAACAATCTTGTTAAATTATCTAAattattgaataagtttacgCATAGTTtatatataagttattttatctagtcaaaatattattataaataaaataaacaattttttttgaatttatacGTGCTGTAGGAACACCCTAGAACTAGTTTGATTATCTTACGCTTGCGCAAAGTAGGTATTCAACACGAATTCGTCTCGGGTACAAAGGCAAAcagtttttcacattttcattttccattCGGTTCACCGCAATCGCAAGTGGTCACTTTGAGTCGCAGGAAAAGTTCAAAATACGTTAATATTATTTACATTAGGCGCAACTCGGCGTCGGAACGGTCGGCGGTCGGCATTCACACAGAGGCACATACAACCACACGCCGACATCCGCCGAAAAAGTGAGTGCAACGCGCCGAAGCCGTGTTATGTCAGTTGTGCTGTATCTTCCGCATCGAATTCTTCGGTAACAGCTTCTGTGCTATCAATCCGGCAGCAAGCCGCCCTGCCGAGACCGGAATGGCGCAGCTTAGAACCTTTCGCATTGTGGGTCACATCTATGCGGCGCTGATGATCGTCGTCGCCATAACGGAAGCGATCCGCTGTCTGGCATCCTTCGGTAGTGGTAAGTGTTAGTTATGTTGCGCGTTGATCAAGAAAAAGACTGCTTGCTTATGTTTCTTTACTTACAGAAGAGGAAAATAGCACAGTGTTAGCACTAAAATCGATCTTTGCACTCTATTGCTTTGCTTTTGCGATTATGCTTGTGATTGGAATCGAAAAGGTATATTATAATGATATTGAAATATGCTGAAGTGTTACGTTTGTATTCACTATGCTGTTGTTTATTTGCAGGAGAAAACAGAATACGTCATCGTGTACCgaatatttattatatttagGAGCATTTGTGGGTTAGTTTACATGATTATAAATTCATTAATTGTTATTGTTGATAATGCGAATGCTGGTTCTACTGCAAAAGTGATACTTCGTGTATTCGTGTTGTTTCTAGCTTTAATTTTATGTTGTGGTAAGCATTACAACGCGTTTTATTTCTCTAGTTAACATTAGTTAATAACAATCAATAATGTTTTTAGGTATCATAGCATTTGAGTTATTGATCATAGAAGGGATCAAACGATTTACTGAACAAACGACAGAGGTTATTAAAACTCCTGTAGTTACTCCGGTTTAACTAAACAGCGAGGTCTCAGTTGTAACACCTCTCCCGAAGCTTGATCGTTGTATTTAACAAACTGCACAACTGCGCGCCAACaggtaaaataaatgaaaagttgaacttCGTATTACGCTTACATACACCGCCGTAGAATGTATGTTATGTATGTTATATATTCTCTGAGATAATAGAAATACACTGATGCACTTAATAAAAATGTCACTTGTAGGGATTCAGTCTTTGCATTCCGAATAACCGTTTTTCTTGTATACTATTATACCAAGCATCATTTCGTTATAATACAGTTGAGCAAGTTGAATAAATTTCCAAATCTGGTCATCTTTGTTTCTTCTTGTGTCGGCCagggatagaaaaaaaatcgcttctagcgatcaagaacatgggagcgatcagattcagattcattgacatcgcTACTTACAagcgactttgtcgcgatctgtacagattatgacaaacctcatgtcagatcatgccCATTgaatgattgcgttgagaaatataacagataaaGACGATCGGTTGTGTTCAGTGCGTGAATCTCAATACAAACAATTTGAGCAACCTTTTTTCTAGCAGTTAGGTGAAGTTTCACACTGCGATCGAGTGCTACGAGTTGTTATAGAAACAAAATTTTGTGATTAAAGCTAAAAaatcactgtttgtcatgatctgtacggatcgtgatctgtgcgtgtggcgataactcacagatttgataACTGATAACTGATTTTCCATCCCTAGTGTGTTTCCATTTTACCCAGTTATTTACATTCTGGGTTTATTTTTATTCTCATAACTTATCTAGGATCTGTCGAGTCCTTCTCGAAAACCAAGCTGGTATTGGTCGTTAATAGTTTAACAGAAGAATtctttttaagcaaaatttcgcAATGTTATGGCTTGATTATTCGGACAATTGATTTGATATCCGTGTTTGTATACAAAGTATATGAGACCATTCTTCCTGCATTTGCTCATTTGTTTTCCTTAGTAGAGTATACAACACAGTGCgatggggtaaaagtgcgattcaatgatttatcagtgcagattccgagtaaattgactacattggcgtGGATGGGTAACTACTTTGATAGCTTcaatctatcgtaaacatttgttgtttacgaaatatagttgctgagttatgtgtaaatgttgttttaaagtggttttgatgtaatatttcgttttacggaaaatacgatatcaacaggagcatataacttgttgaaaaattgtagcagccttttacatcactcacatatcccCTTTGAAAATGCGgcgagaagaatttacaaaatataatttccataatttaatcgaATTCCGTTAatcgcctagcggggcaaaagtgcgattcacgcaCAGGGCAAAAgagcgattcatggacgagggaAAAATGTATAGGTAACAGTTTTaaacactatattacagatactagaaatggaagatctgtagAAAATTGTGTTCTTCAGGAAAACGTATTAACGTGTCTTTCCGctagtgaaacaaaaaaaaaatcagaggggttgtgtacaagacacgaccgcatatataggtgacgcaggactacgtaagtgtctttgtagtgatagtagcatgtattcatgcttgtaatcattcgattcttcatgtatacatgctatatgcaacatatatacatgctacatgcgttgtatgtaacatatatcaaagtagtaacattgcatacgttcaattctcaaaagattgtacatttgaaaacaatttaacaaaatcaagaacacaaactattgctttcctgctaccttactgaaattaaagattgtttttattatccatggtttcccacgttgccacgacgttaccaattcaatcctattttatcaacagcacatcttttcactacacttctaatgaaacggcaagctttcgtattcatacagagccgtattataaccgaacagtacagctgtagcacatttttccaacacagatatcaagttcgccgaggtttaatcgtctcgcagtaaagaatttgcgatctgttgggacaatgaacttgtgtcattttttctggcacacttccctaacacagacatcaaattggactaggtttaatcgcgttcgtaagaaatctgttggcgcgagggggctttgttactctctctggcgtacttcccaaacaaggacatcaaaatggtctaggttgaaccacggtgttaagaaatcttgttgaaataaggaagcttggtcacttgttttggcttacttcccaagcacagatatcaaattggtataggtttagatcatcgtaaagaatcttccaaccaatcaccaagcaagaattctggtaaaacataggtttattattttcaatttttcaatagttcaacatcaagaatccatacttttcttcatttgggtcaattcttagaagattttccggtcgattgatgtaagaatattgaaaatcgatcggaaaaccgctgagctattagcgctcaaaacctttcatttttcgtgacgctcgcatttttcgattttttggaatgacaccctatctcaaaacttgccgtaagacgtagtcctacgtcaaaaaacttttgataaagtttcgatctgacggaggctgcaatataccaccgcaaaataggaaaggtgcaaattgagaatattccttaccaaaaaaTTATAGATATTATGAGATATTATgcttttgttagctactgctgtgcttattcatggattcgagcttcatACTTTTGTCCCACTAGTGGGGTCTGGTAATTTGGAGGGTTTATGACTTTTGGCACGTAATCGACATTATTAGCTACATACCACACTAGCACCACTTTGGAGTACTGACAGCTAGCTCAATTaggcaaaaatataacgctacCTTTataatcttctatacctataaagaaggatttctgtctgtctgtctgtctgtctgtctgtctgtctgtctgtctgtctgtctgtctgttttgtgttccttatagaatcaaaaactactgaaccaatcggcgtgaaaatttgcatgtagaggtttttagggccaggaaaggttttagtgatggttagagacccctccccccactaagaggggggctcccatacaaatgaaacacaaatttctgcataattcgagaactaattaagcaaatagaaccaaatttggcatgtgggtgttttcggtgacaagaatttattctagggtaatttgagacccctcctctctttataaggggaattataactcctctctcctttaagagggggggtttccataccaatttcctcataactcgagaactaatcaagcaaatggaaccaaatttggcatgtgaaggttttcgagggcaagaaaattttctatgttgaattaggacccctcctcactttaagagggggggctcctgtacaaatgaaataccaatttcctcataactcgagaactaatcaagcaaatggaaccaaatttggcatgcgtgtgtttttgaagacaaaatttttttctatgatgaattgggacccctccccactttaagagggggggggggctcctatacaaacgaaatacaaatttccttataactcgagagctaatccagcaaatggaaccaaatttggcatgtaggtgtttttggaggcaagaatgttttctatgatgaataagaacctctccccactttaggagggggggctcctatacaaatgaaatacaaatttcctcataactcgagaactaatcaagcaaatagaaccaaatttggcatgtgggtgttttcgatgacaagaatttattctatggtaaattgagacccctccctctttataagaggaattgtaactcctctctcctttaagagggggggctgccatacaaatttcctcataactcgagaactaatcaagcaaatggaaccaactttggcatgtgaaggttttcgagggcaagaaaattttctacggtgaattaggacccctccccactctaagagggggggctcctgtacaaatgaaatacaaatttcctcctaactcgagaactaatcaagcaaatagaacaacatttggcatgtgggtgtttttttttggtgacaagagtttattctatggtgaattgagacccctcccctctttataagaggaattataactcctctcccctttaagaggggggacttccatacaaatttcctcataactcgagaactaatcaagcaaatgcaaccaaatttggcatgtgaaggttttcgagagcaagaaaattttctatggtgaattaggacccctccccactttaagaggaggggctcctgtacaaatgaaataccaatttcctcataactcgagaactaatcaagcgaattgaaccaaatttggcatgtgtgtgtttttggagacaatttttttttcaatgatgaattgggacccctccccactttaggagggggggtcctgtacaaacgagatacaaatttcctcataactcgagaactaatccagcaaatggaaccaaatttggcatgtaggtgtttttggaggcaagaattttttctgtgatgaattaggacctcttcccacattaggaggggggtctccaatacaaatgaaatacaaatttccccataactcgagaactaatcaagcaaatggaaccaactttggcatatgaaggttttcgagggcaagaaaattttctacggtgaattaggacccctccccactctaagagggagggctcctgtacaaatgaaatacaaatttcctcctaactcgagaactaatcaagcaaatagaacaacatttggcatgtgggtgtttttggaggcaaccatttttcccatgatgaattaggacttcttacctttttaggaggggggggggctcccattcaaacgaaatacaaatttgctcataactttagaactaatcaagtaaat is part of the Sabethes cyaneus chromosome 2, idSabCyanKW18_F2, whole genome shotgun sequence genome and harbors:
- the LOC128736337 gene encoding uncharacterized protein LOC128736337: MAQLRTFRIVGHIYAALMIVVAITEAIRCLASFGSEEENSTVLALKSIFALYCFAFAIMLVIGIEKEKTEYVIVYRIFIIFRSICGLVYMIINSLIVIVDNANAGSTAKLTLVNNNQ